The following proteins are co-located in the Pyxidicoccus trucidator genome:
- a CDS encoding FHA domain-containing protein — protein sequence MAPPNPKRPPRPPRPPGTQAPKDSDVELPFDDDEVDPLRADDPRPQRVPQYPAGSRRSRRQGGERGSNDKELPPRFDWGHEYSDPGHPPAFLYVERGPGVGQLVPVKQGPLVMGRSSSSDLRLQHPSISRRHAQLIRRADRFFVKDLSSQNGTFLNRTRVTAEAEVMPGDEIAMGNALLRLRGPGGTPALGVPAITATNTLADGGRKQGMRTLAVALTAAALGSAVAALITFVALGLGGDDGPGSVPPPPATRTGPSTPVIDAAGRPGAATASENPAGADTRASEAPGEAPASPNAMEVAPSSPEARLETPTGAGDVARGSPQARAEALAGPSAMDVARGIAGASTPRMAAGGAKNRTGAASPAKAEVPRRNKK from the coding sequence ATGGCTCCACCCAATCCCAAGCGCCCGCCCCGCCCGCCCCGTCCGCCGGGCACGCAGGCGCCGAAGGACTCCGACGTGGAGCTGCCCTTCGATGATGACGAAGTAGACCCCCTGAGGGCTGACGACCCGAGGCCGCAGCGCGTGCCCCAGTACCCGGCGGGCTCGCGCCGCAGCCGGCGGCAGGGCGGCGAGCGCGGCAGCAACGACAAGGAGCTGCCCCCCCGGTTCGACTGGGGCCACGAGTACTCGGACCCGGGCCACCCGCCCGCCTTCCTGTACGTCGAGCGAGGGCCCGGCGTCGGCCAGCTCGTGCCCGTGAAGCAGGGGCCGCTGGTGATGGGGCGCTCGTCCTCGTCGGACCTGCGGCTGCAGCACCCGTCCATCAGCCGGCGCCACGCGCAGCTCATCCGGCGCGCGGACCGCTTCTTCGTGAAGGACCTGAGCAGCCAGAACGGCACCTTCCTCAACCGCACCCGCGTCACCGCCGAGGCGGAGGTGATGCCGGGCGACGAAATCGCCATGGGCAACGCGCTGCTGCGCCTGCGCGGCCCGGGGGGCACGCCCGCCCTGGGCGTCCCCGCCATCACCGCCACCAACACCCTGGCCGACGGGGGACGGAAGCAGGGCATGCGCACCCTGGCCGTGGCGCTGACGGCCGCGGCCCTGGGCTCGGCCGTGGCGGCCCTCATCACCTTCGTGGCGCTGGGCCTCGGGGGCGACGACGGGCCCGGGAGCGTTCCTCCTCCGCCCGCGACGCGCACGGGCCCGTCGACGCCGGTGATCGACGCGGCCGGGCGTCCCGGGGCTGCCACCGCTTCCGAGAACCCGGCCGGCGCCGACACCCGTGCGTCCGAGGCCCCCGGGGAAGCACCCGCCAGCCCCAACGCCATGGAGGTAGCGCCCAGCTCGCCCGAGGCACGCCTGGAAACACCCACTGGCGCCGGGGACGTGGCGCGCGGCTCGCCCCAGGCCCGCGCGGAAGCCCTCGCCGGCCCTAGCGCGATGGATGTGGCGCGCGGCATCGCGGGCGCTTCGACGCCGCGTATGGCGGCCGGTGGCGCGAAGAATCGGACTGGAGCTGCCTCCCCGGCGAAAGCAGAAGTGCCGCGGCGCAACAAGAAGTGA
- a CDS encoding CarD family transcriptional regulator gives MQTSFKTGDKAVYPGQGVGEVMGIEHTEVAGQRQSFYVLRILENGMRIMIPINKVGSVGLREIISEEDVKQVYSILKEKDISVDSTTWNRRYREYMEKIKTGSVFEIAEVLRDLYLLKGDKDLSFGERKMLDTARSLLIKELSLAKDCTEEEIESDLKKIFNLA, from the coding sequence GTGCAGACCAGCTTCAAGACTGGTGACAAGGCGGTTTATCCGGGCCAGGGCGTCGGCGAGGTGATGGGCATCGAGCACACCGAAGTGGCCGGGCAACGCCAGTCGTTCTACGTGCTGCGCATCCTTGAGAACGGGATGCGGATCATGATCCCGATCAACAAGGTCGGGTCGGTCGGCCTCCGCGAGATCATCAGCGAGGAGGACGTCAAGCAGGTCTACTCCATCCTCAAGGAGAAGGACATCTCGGTCGACTCCACCACGTGGAACCGTCGCTACCGGGAGTACATGGAGAAGATCAAGACGGGCTCCGTCTTCGAGATCGCCGAGGTGCTGCGCGACCTCTACCTCCTGAAGGGTGACAAGGACCTGTCCTTCGGTGAGCGCAAGATGCTGGACACCGCGCGCTCGCTGCTCATCAAGGAGCTGTCGCTGGCCAAGGACTGCACCGAGGAAGAGATCGAGTCGGACCTGAAGAAGATCTTCAACCTCGCCTAG
- a CDS encoding DNA internalization-related competence protein ComEC/Rec2, with product MDRHAWRDLGSRPLFFPALSLTLGAHSAPATTVAPSAFLVCGALLGALGLALPRLPGAHLTVLLALWATGAGLASWEARVEVPAKLAAGGPAMLEGETERVERFDGTTRVRVAVARAGAPDASLEPARFRVSLSVRGDVMELLPGQRVRVETRLAPDAPPANPGEKDFGVARRRQGVVFTGGTDAGRLLVLSPAPGWRSVLEETRARLAVAVHAVAPSRDAAALFLTLAAGQRAELDDAWEEAFSRAGLAHVLSVSGLHVAALALMTLALLRRGLVRAGARWRKLDARQVAAPAAVPFVWAYVLFTGNQPPAVRSAVMATVVLLGLALWRRADGLNGLAAAAVVLVAWAPSSVVDLSLRLSFLAVLGLVLLSPALRQALPLAPPDPREPRRVRRLWGQARETVAQTLSASAAATLAGLPVVASAFGRVSLAGLVSNVVALPLCGLLTGLAAGGAALFVVAPVLATPVLWAGAWASELLLAITRLFAAAPLATVEVPELGGVAAALYAAGLLTWSLGTGRWRWGGWLTPVALVGAVLVPRLMPEPGLRVTFLSVGQGDAVVLSSRGHHALVDGGGVPGGMDTGARFVLPFLRHQGISRLDLAVLSHPHPDHALGLASALTQVTTERLWLPAGDVDGPLTRQVVAAAREARVEEVQAGHSPLRLGEATLEVLGPPGPEQRELLEGVNDRSVAVLVRHGDVTVLLAGDVEEDGEATLVDGLGPVTVVKAPHHGSRTSSTEALLERTRPRHVVFCVGRRNRYGFPHPEVEARYRAQGSECWRTDLDGAVTVESDGKDVRLVSFLAREPSPTEARVAVGEGHPHRWDDDFRGPRSPAVDGRTQEHARPR from the coding sequence GTGGATCGTCATGCGTGGCGCGACCTGGGGTCGCGGCCTCTATTCTTTCCCGCGCTGAGCCTCACGCTCGGCGCGCATAGCGCACCAGCAACAACGGTCGCTCCCTCGGCATTTCTGGTTTGCGGGGCTTTACTGGGAGCGCTCGGCCTTGCGCTCCCTCGCCTGCCTGGTGCCCACCTCACCGTGCTGCTCGCACTCTGGGCGACGGGGGCGGGACTCGCCTCCTGGGAAGCACGGGTGGAGGTACCGGCGAAGCTCGCGGCGGGCGGCCCGGCGATGCTGGAGGGTGAGACGGAGCGCGTGGAGCGCTTCGACGGCACCACCCGGGTGCGCGTGGCGGTGGCCCGTGCCGGGGCTCCCGACGCGTCCCTGGAGCCGGCCCGCTTCCGGGTGAGCCTTTCGGTTCGAGGCGACGTCATGGAGCTGCTGCCCGGGCAGCGTGTGCGGGTGGAGACGCGGCTCGCGCCGGACGCGCCTCCCGCCAACCCGGGCGAGAAGGACTTCGGCGTCGCGCGACGGCGGCAGGGCGTGGTGTTCACCGGAGGGACGGATGCGGGGCGCCTGCTGGTGCTCTCCCCTGCCCCGGGCTGGCGGAGCGTGCTGGAGGAGACGCGGGCCCGGCTCGCCGTGGCGGTGCACGCGGTAGCGCCCTCGCGAGACGCGGCGGCGCTGTTCCTCACGCTGGCCGCGGGCCAACGCGCGGAATTGGACGACGCGTGGGAGGAGGCGTTCTCCCGCGCGGGGCTCGCGCATGTGCTGAGCGTCAGCGGGCTGCATGTCGCGGCGCTGGCGCTGATGACGCTCGCGCTGCTGCGGCGCGGGCTGGTGCGCGCGGGGGCCCGGTGGCGGAAGCTGGACGCACGGCAGGTGGCGGCGCCCGCGGCGGTGCCCTTCGTCTGGGCCTACGTGCTCTTCACCGGCAACCAGCCTCCGGCGGTGCGCTCGGCGGTGATGGCCACGGTGGTGTTGCTGGGACTGGCGCTGTGGCGGCGCGCGGATGGCCTCAACGGGCTGGCCGCCGCGGCGGTGGTGCTGGTGGCGTGGGCGCCCTCCAGCGTGGTGGACCTGTCGCTGCGGCTGTCGTTCCTCGCGGTGCTGGGGCTGGTGCTCCTGTCCCCCGCGCTGAGGCAGGCCCTGCCGCTGGCGCCACCGGACCCGCGCGAGCCCCGGCGGGTGCGGCGCCTGTGGGGGCAGGCTCGCGAGACGGTGGCGCAGACCTTGAGCGCGAGCGCCGCCGCCACGCTGGCGGGGCTTCCCGTGGTGGCCTCGGCCTTCGGACGGGTGAGCCTGGCCGGGCTCGTCTCCAACGTCGTCGCCCTGCCCCTCTGCGGGCTGCTCACCGGGCTGGCCGCGGGCGGGGCCGCGCTGTTCGTGGTGGCGCCGGTGCTCGCCACGCCGGTGCTATGGGCCGGCGCGTGGGCCTCCGAGCTGCTGCTGGCCATCACCCGCCTCTTCGCCGCCGCGCCCCTGGCCACGGTGGAGGTGCCCGAGCTGGGAGGGGTGGCGGCGGCGCTGTACGCGGCGGGGCTGTTGACGTGGTCACTCGGCACGGGGCGCTGGAGGTGGGGCGGCTGGCTGACGCCCGTGGCGCTCGTGGGGGCGGTGCTGGTGCCCCGGCTGATGCCCGAGCCGGGCCTGCGCGTCACCTTCCTCTCCGTGGGCCAGGGGGACGCGGTGGTGCTCAGCTCCCGGGGCCACCATGCGCTGGTGGACGGAGGCGGCGTGCCCGGAGGAATGGACACCGGGGCCCGCTTCGTCCTCCCCTTCCTGCGTCACCAGGGCATCTCCCGGCTGGACCTGGCCGTGCTGTCCCATCCGCATCCGGACCATGCGCTGGGGCTGGCCTCGGCGCTGACGCAGGTGACCACGGAGCGACTATGGCTTCCGGCGGGTGACGTCGACGGCCCGCTGACGCGGCAGGTGGTGGCCGCGGCGCGCGAGGCGCGGGTGGAGGAGGTGCAGGCCGGCCACTCGCCACTGCGCCTGGGCGAGGCCACGCTGGAAGTACTGGGGCCGCCCGGCCCCGAGCAGCGCGAGCTGCTGGAGGGCGTGAATGACCGCAGCGTGGCCGTGCTGGTGCGGCACGGCGACGTCACCGTGCTGCTCGCGGGCGACGTGGAGGAGGACGGAGAGGCGACACTGGTGGACGGGCTCGGGCCAGTGACGGTGGTGAAGGCGCCGCACCATGGCTCGCGCACGTCCTCCACGGAGGCCCTGCTGGAGCGGACGCGGCCCCGGCATGTCGTCTTCTGCGTGGGGCGGCGCAACCGCTACGGCTTCCCGCATCCGGAGGTGGAGGCGCGCTACCGGGCGCAGGGCAGTGAGTGCTGGCGGACAGACCTGGATGGCGCCGTCACCGTGGAGAGTGATGGGAAGGACGTCCGGCTGGTGTCCTTCCTGGCACGCGAGCCATCGCCAACGGAGGCCCGGGTTGCCGTCGGGGAGGGGCATCCGCACCGT